A region from the uncultured Macellibacteroides sp. genome encodes:
- a CDS encoding YncE family protein, producing MAGSRPFFSTAMVLTDKGELLLSQKGLNRVDLFSADGSKLVRSYPLDDEPTGLTVDGNKAYVTTFKSTGKLQVLLLESGRIESSIPVGSGACYPMLSADKKYVYVCNQFSNTVSEIDLASRKVVRTTRVLREPKGAVISKDGKYMFVTNFLPAQRADVDVVAACVSVIEMKSFKKVRDIQIANGSNAVNGICITPDGKYVYVSHNLGRFAVPTSQLQQGWMNTSAFSVIDVAKQTYLGSVLVDEPEKGAAGVWSIACNEARLFITHSGTHEVSVIDHPAMRKKFEAYANKENLSYDLHFLYGLRKRIQLEGNGPRLLLLKGNTLLIPTYFADILNVVDLDNLSVKAVDMNPGREETMENSGEKHFNDATHCFQGWQSCTGCHPGEGRADGMNWDLMNDGVGNSKNCKSMLYSHVTAPSMISGIRETAEWAVRAGFKFIQFFEVKEEHAVCVDAYLKALRPVPSPLLVNGELSEKAKEGRKVFDKLQCGECHSGPYYTDQKMHRIGENIEFEKGWDTPTLIEVWRTAPYLFNGRAATMQEVFEVQKHGIDKKVSKKEIEALTEYVNSL from the coding sequence ATGGCCGGTAGTCGTCCGTTTTTCTCTACCGCAATGGTGCTGACAGACAAGGGGGAGCTGCTGCTATCGCAGAAAGGACTGAATAGGGTGGATTTATTTTCGGCCGACGGCAGCAAGCTGGTTCGTTCGTATCCCCTGGATGATGAGCCTACCGGACTTACGGTGGATGGCAACAAAGCCTATGTAACTACGTTTAAGTCTACCGGCAAATTGCAAGTGCTTTTGCTCGAATCCGGTCGTATAGAATCTTCTATACCAGTTGGATCGGGTGCATGTTATCCAATGCTGAGTGCCGACAAAAAATATGTTTACGTATGCAATCAGTTTTCGAATACGGTTTCCGAAATAGATCTGGCAAGCCGCAAAGTAGTACGTACAACTCGTGTACTGCGTGAACCCAAAGGGGCGGTAATTAGCAAAGACGGTAAATACATGTTCGTAACCAATTTCCTTCCGGCTCAACGGGCGGATGTGGATGTTGTTGCAGCCTGTGTTTCGGTTATTGAGATGAAAAGTTTTAAAAAAGTGCGTGATATTCAGATAGCCAACGGTAGCAATGCTGTGAACGGCATTTGCATTACTCCCGACGGAAAGTATGTGTATGTATCGCATAATCTGGGCCGTTTTGCCGTTCCTACGTCGCAGCTTCAACAAGGTTGGATGAATACCAGCGCATTTAGCGTAATAGATGTGGCTAAACAAACTTACCTGGGTTCTGTTTTGGTGGACGAACCAGAAAAGGGCGCGGCAGGAGTCTGGAGTATTGCCTGCAATGAAGCCAGACTTTTTATTACCCATTCCGGTACCCATGAAGTAAGCGTGATAGACCATCCTGCTATGCGGAAGAAGTTTGAAGCTTATGCAAATAAAGAAAATCTGAGTTACGACTTGCATTTTTTGTATGGTTTGCGCAAGCGAATACAACTTGAAGGTAACGGTCCCCGCCTGCTTTTGCTAAAAGGTAATACACTGCTTATTCCTACTTATTTTGCCGATATACTTAATGTAGTGGATTTGGACAACCTCAGTGTTAAAGCTGTGGATATGAATCCGGGTCGCGAGGAAACGATGGAAAACAGCGGCGAAAAGCACTTTAATGATGCCACGCATTGCTTTCAGGGCTGGCAGTCTTGTACAGGATGTCATCCTGGAGAAGGCCGTGCCGATGGAATGAACTGGGATTTGATGAACGATGGTGTAGGAAATTCCAAGAACTGCAAGAGTATGCTTTATTCGCATGTAACGGCTCCCAGTATGATTTCGGGAATACGTGAGACAGCCGAGTGGGCTGTTAGGGCCGGGTTTAAGTTTATTCAGTTTTTTGAAGTAAAAGAAGAACATGCTGTCTGTGTGGATGCCTACTTAAAAGCTTTACGTCCCGTACCAAGTCCCTTGCTCGTAAATGGAGAATTAAGCGAGAAGGCAAAAGAAGGCCGTAAGGTTTTTGATAAGCTGCAGTGCGGCGAATGCCATAGCGGACCTTACTACACCGACCAGAAGATGCATAGAATTGGCGAGAACATTGAGTTCGAAAAAGGATGGGATACCCCAACGCTGATCGAAGTATGGCGTACGGCACCCTATTTGTTTAACGGACGGGCAGCCACTATGCAGGAAGTTTTTGAAGTGCAAAAGCACGGAATCGATAAGAAAGTGTCGAAAAAAGAAATCGAAGCATTAACGGAGTACGTAAACTCCTTATAA
- a CDS encoding SUMF1/EgtB/PvdO family nonheme iron enzyme, translated as MANFNKLLTIFLSASFFVSAAPKKEGADSWIDAVVKQKAVFRSQLDKASMPVESSWMKAKMKAAPISATLKGQDKLVLVTTAGPDGNDWDWGVWANARLIKADGTQVWLDELTPSYEVAGSGSVSRNKNLYDAPLSISGQKYDHGMICHANGVMVFDINKEYVRFEAEVGIDDQSKVGSVFFRVLNIFPKEEAKKLLTLYPSELEPFSAYVDGMENWLSSKDASFEKEVVLKLADNLKNSTFFLQKVKQIEAEKGIDQQIRSYLSLYEQMQQVLQLQSELGWLNIESVRLAFNDMKSRKGFDTAKYQPMFNELESLVNKGFSGIYTGDEKAIAGAERAIALKRAVLLGNPLLDIDKVIATRFKLGMKARKAMAPDLGTQANNWSNQQSTRRQGFDAEIVELSNLRGDLKIRTVYKPQETASIADLKLHWDGKRVMFTSIMPDKRWNVFEVKLDGTGCKPLVETVEPDLEFYDGTYLPDGRIIANSNIGYQGVPCVSGSDPVGNMVLYTPQNKGLRRLTFDQDANWNPVIMHNGRVMYTRWEYTDLTHYFSRIIMHMNPDGTENKALFGSGAMFPNSTFDIQPLPGHSSAFVGIISGHHGIARSGRIILFDPSKARKGVEGMLQEIPFRNRPIIPEIKDELVNGVWPQFVKPMPLDDSYYLVAAKLDPNALWGIYLVDVYDNVTCLAQFEGEGLISPILVRETTTPPAIPDRVKLQEKESTIFIQDIYEGEGLRGVPRGTVKSLRIHGYEYAYLKTESDHVAQGIQSGWDIKRLMGTVPVEEDGSVMFKIPANTPVSIQPLDSEGRAIQWMRSWFTGMPGEVVSCVGCHEDQNQIPMPKKVMASTKAPVKLKTPEGGVRSFTFDLEVQPVLDRACIACHNGEKSAFDLRGGKKDKRGYGTSYLNLHPFVHRQGPEADMIVLQPYEYYASTSELIRILKKGHHNVKLTDTEWKSLYNWIDYNAPDKGYFDATNQNGFNQIERRIELANKYNNAGVDWKAEVASYAAYLKGKGDIKPVMPEKQAPVKEKQVKAKGWPFAPDQIKAMLANEKENRKEVVLAPGIKMTFVRIPAGQFVMGSNQGNADNRPVSKVTIGKSFWMADVEVTNAQYNVIFPDHDSRYVDQHWKDHTRPGYAANLPHQPVIRVSYEDAMSYCNKLSEKTGFTITLPTEAQWEWACRAGSNTDFWFGNLNSDFGKNENLADVQLNKMAVSGIDPQPMSKDNSWYKYYSFLPKVECVDDGNMIQSNAKEYKANPFGLYSMHGNIAEWTRSSYQPYPYNEKSKNISDYKVVRGGSYIDRPKFSTAYERKAYYPWQRVHNVGFRVIIED; from the coding sequence ATGGCTAACTTTAATAAATTACTAACAATCTTTTTGTCTGCCTCTTTCTTTGTATCGGCTGCGCCGAAAAAAGAAGGAGCAGACAGCTGGATTGATGCTGTTGTAAAGCAAAAGGCAGTATTTCGATCGCAGTTAGATAAAGCATCCATGCCGGTAGAATCTTCCTGGATGAAGGCTAAAATGAAAGCTGCTCCCATTTCGGCCACACTTAAAGGTCAGGATAAACTTGTGCTGGTTACAACCGCAGGACCAGACGGAAACGACTGGGATTGGGGCGTTTGGGCTAATGCCCGTCTGATTAAGGCGGATGGTACTCAGGTTTGGCTGGACGAACTGACTCCTTCCTATGAGGTAGCAGGTTCTGGTTCGGTTTCCAGAAATAAAAACTTATATGACGCACCTCTGTCCATTTCCGGACAGAAGTATGATCATGGAATGATATGCCACGCCAATGGGGTGATGGTTTTTGATATTAACAAAGAATATGTTCGCTTTGAGGCGGAAGTAGGAATCGATGATCAATCAAAAGTTGGCAGCGTCTTTTTTCGTGTCTTGAATATATTTCCAAAAGAGGAAGCAAAAAAACTGCTTACTCTTTATCCAAGCGAACTTGAACCATTCAGTGCGTATGTGGATGGAATGGAAAACTGGTTATCTTCTAAAGATGCTTCTTTCGAGAAAGAGGTCGTGCTGAAGCTTGCAGATAACCTTAAAAACAGTACTTTCTTCCTTCAAAAGGTAAAGCAGATTGAAGCGGAAAAGGGAATCGATCAGCAGATAAGAAGCTATTTGTCTCTTTATGAGCAGATGCAGCAGGTTCTTCAACTTCAATCAGAACTTGGTTGGCTGAATATTGAATCGGTACGTCTGGCATTCAACGATATGAAAAGTCGTAAAGGTTTCGATACAGCAAAATATCAACCGATGTTTAACGAACTCGAATCGTTGGTAAATAAAGGATTTAGCGGGATATATACAGGCGACGAAAAAGCAATTGCCGGTGCAGAAAGAGCGATCGCTCTCAAACGGGCCGTTTTGCTTGGTAATCCGTTGCTCGACATAGATAAGGTGATAGCTACCCGTTTTAAACTGGGAATGAAAGCCCGTAAAGCAATGGCTCCCGATTTGGGAACGCAGGCAAACAACTGGAGTAACCAACAATCTACCCGACGTCAGGGTTTTGACGCGGAGATAGTGGAGCTTTCAAATTTGCGTGGCGATTTAAAGATTCGTACGGTTTATAAACCTCAGGAAACAGCTTCCATAGCCGATTTAAAACTTCACTGGGACGGTAAACGGGTTATGTTTACTTCTATTATGCCAGACAAGCGCTGGAATGTTTTTGAAGTAAAACTGGATGGTACAGGATGTAAGCCATTGGTTGAAACAGTCGAGCCCGATCTTGAGTTCTATGATGGAACTTATCTTCCTGATGGACGAATCATTGCTAATTCAAACATAGGTTATCAGGGTGTTCCTTGTGTAAGCGGATCTGATCCTGTAGGAAATATGGTTCTTTATACACCACAGAACAAAGGTCTCCGACGTTTAACTTTTGATCAGGATGCAAACTGGAATCCGGTAATTATGCACAATGGCCGTGTTATGTATACCCGATGGGAATATACAGACCTTACCCATTACTTCTCTCGTATTATCATGCATATGAATCCCGACGGAACAGAGAATAAAGCCTTGTTTGGTAGTGGTGCTATGTTCCCTAACAGTACGTTCGATATCCAACCATTACCTGGACATTCTTCTGCATTTGTAGGAATTATTTCAGGTCACCACGGTATTGCACGTTCAGGACGAATCATTTTATTTGACCCTTCAAAAGCTCGCAAAGGGGTAGAGGGTATGTTACAGGAAATTCCTTTCCGTAATCGTCCTATTATTCCTGAAATCAAAGATGAATTGGTAAATGGTGTATGGCCTCAGTTTGTAAAGCCAATGCCATTGGATGACTCTTATTATCTGGTTGCAGCCAAATTGGATCCAAATGCTCTGTGGGGTATTTATCTGGTGGACGTATATGATAATGTTACATGTCTGGCTCAATTCGAAGGCGAAGGTCTTATCAGCCCTATTTTGGTTCGCGAAACAACGACACCTCCGGCTATTCCCGACAGAGTAAAACTTCAGGAAAAGGAATCTACTATATTTATTCAGGATATATACGAAGGCGAAGGTCTTCGGGGTGTGCCAAGAGGCACGGTTAAATCGTTGCGAATTCATGGGTACGAATATGCATACCTTAAAACAGAGTCTGATCATGTGGCTCAGGGTATTCAAAGCGGCTGGGATATCAAACGTTTGATGGGGACTGTACCTGTCGAAGAAGATGGATCAGTCATGTTCAAGATTCCAGCCAATACCCCGGTTTCTATTCAACCGTTAGATTCCGAAGGCCGTGCCATCCAATGGATGCGAAGCTGGTTTACTGGAATGCCCGGCGAAGTGGTTTCCTGTGTAGGATGCCATGAAGATCAAAATCAGATTCCAATGCCTAAAAAGGTAATGGCTTCTACGAAAGCTCCTGTAAAATTAAAGACTCCCGAAGGCGGCGTTCGTTCTTTTACATTCGATCTTGAGGTTCAACCTGTATTGGATCGTGCATGTATAGCTTGTCACAATGGCGAGAAAAGTGCGTTTGATTTACGTGGTGGGAAGAAAGACAAACGTGGTTATGGTACGTCTTACCTTAATTTACATCCTTTTGTGCATCGTCAGGGACCGGAAGCGGACATGATCGTTTTGCAGCCGTATGAGTATTATGCAAGCACAAGCGAACTGATCCGTATACTGAAAAAAGGTCACCACAATGTAAAACTTACTGATACAGAGTGGAAATCTTTGTACAACTGGATTGACTACAATGCTCCTGATAAAGGTTACTTTGATGCAACAAATCAGAATGGCTTTAATCAGATTGAACGTCGTATCGAACTTGCCAATAAATACAATAATGCGGGCGTAGACTGGAAAGCAGAAGTTGCCTCTTATGCCGCTTATTTGAAAGGCAAAGGCGATATCAAACCTGTAATGCCTGAAAAGCAAGCTCCTGTAAAAGAAAAGCAAGTGAAGGCGAAAGGCTGGCCTTTTGCTCCGGATCAGATAAAAGCGATGCTTGCCAATGAAAAGGAAAACCGCAAAGAGGTAGTTTTGGCACCTGGAATAAAAATGACTTTTGTAAGGATACCTGCAGGTCAGTTTGTAATGGGTAGCAATCAGGGTAATGCCGACAACCGTCCTGTTTCCAAAGTTACAATTGGAAAATCATTCTGGATGGCCGATGTTGAAGTTACCAATGCTCAGTACAATGTAATTTTCCCGGATCACGACAGTCGTTATGTGGATCAACATTGGAAAGATCATACCCGTCCGGGCTATGCCGCCAATCTTCCGCACCAGCCTGTAATCAGGGTAAGTTATGAGGATGCCATGTCTTATTGCAATAAGCTGAGTGAAAAGACAGGTTTTACCATTACTTTGCCTACAGAAGCGCAGTGGGAATGGGCTTGCCGGGCAGGAAGCAACACCGATTTCTGGTTCGGAAACCTGAACAGCGATTTTGGTAAAAACGAAAACCTTGCGGATGTTCAGCTCAATAAAATGGCTGTTAGCGGTATTGATCCGCAGCCAATGAGCAAAGACAATTCGTGGTATAAGTATTATAGCTTTTTACCTAAAGTGGAATGCGTGGATGATGGAAATATGATTCAATCGAATGCAAAGGAATATAAGGCTAATCCGTTTGGTCTATACAGTATGCATGGGAATATAGCAGAATGGACAAGATCGTCCTACCAGCCTTATCCTTATAACGAAAAGTCGAAGAACATTTCTGATTATAAGGTAGTAAGAGGTGGTTCTTATATTGACCGTCCTAAATTCTCGACTGCGTACGAGCGTAAGGCTTATTATCCCTGGCAGCGTGTTCACAATGTTGGATTCAGAGTAATTATAGAAGATTAA
- a CDS encoding RidA family protein has translation MNYCDKIKYRICAAERAGFAEMVDVLLSRLPADENILRLVFIGMPVSNEEYDQRRSIIRDKVKTCFGTSQPSVSYVAQPPLRGALLLEVHSYKTDETDVVSYRENGELPYVVLENQEGRFLFAGGFQDDFINKTIEAQSADVFSQVNDLLVKEGFPVNSIVRQWNYIEKITGFCDEYQNYQAFNDARASFYEKTMWPEGYPAATGIGAHWGGVVIDLDAVVFKQDDCSASPIDNKLQVAAHAYSDQVLVACHNRKATPKFERAKRLTIKEKGLIYISGTAAIRGEESLKGIGLAKQLEITMENIAQLVGKTGELSMLRVYLKDKSFVDEAEQLMQAYKLTIPVSYMWADVCRDELLIEIEGIAKC, from the coding sequence ATGAATTATTGCGATAAAATAAAATATAGAATATGTGCTGCTGAACGTGCCGGATTTGCAGAGATGGTGGATGTATTATTGTCTCGGCTACCTGCAGACGAGAACATTCTTCGTCTTGTGTTTATTGGCATGCCTGTTTCAAATGAAGAATACGACCAAAGAAGATCCATTATCCGCGATAAGGTGAAGACTTGCTTTGGAACAAGTCAACCTTCGGTAAGTTATGTGGCTCAACCTCCCTTGCGTGGAGCTTTGCTTCTGGAGGTTCACAGTTATAAGACAGACGAAACAGATGTTGTTTCTTATCGTGAAAACGGAGAGTTGCCCTATGTAGTGCTCGAAAATCAGGAAGGTCGTTTTTTGTTTGCCGGAGGATTTCAGGACGATTTTATCAATAAAACTATTGAAGCGCAATCTGCAGACGTTTTCTCTCAGGTAAACGATCTGCTGGTTAAAGAAGGCTTTCCTGTAAACAGTATTGTAAGGCAATGGAATTATATTGAAAAGATTACCGGATTTTGTGACGAATACCAGAACTATCAGGCTTTTAATGATGCACGAGCATCTTTTTATGAAAAGACAATGTGGCCCGAAGGATACCCTGCGGCCACAGGAATTGGTGCGCATTGGGGAGGTGTCGTTATCGATCTGGATGCTGTAGTTTTCAAACAAGACGACTGTTCTGCAAGTCCGATTGATAATAAATTGCAGGTTGCGGCTCATGCTTACTCGGATCAGGTTCTTGTTGCATGCCATAACCGAAAGGCTACTCCCAAATTTGAGCGGGCAAAGCGCTTAACAATCAAAGAAAAGGGGTTGATCTATATATCAGGTACGGCTGCTATCCGGGGTGAGGAGAGTCTCAAGGGAATTGGATTAGCCAAACAACTTGAAATTACGATGGAGAATATTGCACAGCTTGTTGGTAAAACAGGCGAACTTTCTATGTTGCGGGTTTATCTGAAAGACAAATCATTTGTGGACGAAGCCGAGCAATTGATGCAAGCGTATAAATTAACTATTCCTGTTTCGTATATGTGGGCTGATGTGTGCCGCGACGAACTATTGATAGAAATAGAAGGAATAGCAAAGTGTTGA
- the ccsA gene encoding cytochrome c biogenesis protein CcsA translates to MKASLNGFLSSAVTTIVLLLIYAGGLALATFIEKYHGTLAAKAMIYYSPLFFLLQFLLVVNFVALALKKGLFKKKKWGLIVTHIAFIVILLGALISHLFGEEGIMHIREGESTNVMAIHTSESSSFKKLPFSVELIKFNLHRYPGSSSPSSYESELLVHVDGKTRHERVYMNNVMDVKGYRFFQASFDADELGTVLSVNRDVAGRNVTYTGYFLLLIGLILSLLGKNSRFMKLNRRLKELIDSNKKVLALIVLLCFSLTINAENGSNQMIDAVQKYAVNENHAEIFGALPVQSSNGRMIPVNTFSSEVLRKLHKSDKIGSLNSDQFLLSLLAMPEMWMRVPFIAVSNKELSDFYNLTEKESAYIEMFDSNGNYKLQEGVEEAYNKMPNERSRFDKDLLKLDEQVNIVHQLMNGQMLNLFPKEDDTSHKWYSSGDDLSAFTGKDSMFVSRVMDWYLSEVQAAFKSGDWSKADEVLGMIGTYQDAKSGTLKIDHEKIASEIKYNKQEVFRFTKIFYLSLGGLLLLFSFITLFKKIRWLFWGTKALMGLVLLAFIYHMYGMGLRWYIGGYAPWSNSYETMVYVAWATVLAGILFGRRSVLTFALATLFAGIILFVSGLNWMDPQINPLVPVLKSPWLMFHVAVIVAAYGFFGIGFLIGITNLVLMSITGAKNKEMLKARVGELSIVNEMALWVGLILMTIGTFLGAVWANESWGRYWGWDPKETWALITVVVYAIVLHMHMVKSFKNKWALNLGSVLGFASVMMTFFGVNYLLSGMHSYGQNDDIHGIFIYLYIILAVVILLGLVSYRGFQRNKF, encoded by the coding sequence ATGAAAGCATCTTTAAATGGATTTTTATCCTCTGCCGTAACTACGATAGTTTTATTATTGATCTATGCCGGAGGGCTTGCTCTTGCTACTTTTATCGAAAAGTATCACGGAACGCTGGCGGCTAAGGCAATGATTTATTATTCTCCTTTGTTCTTTTTATTACAATTCCTCCTCGTTGTAAACTTTGTTGCTTTGGCATTGAAGAAGGGCTTGTTTAAAAAGAAAAAATGGGGGCTGATAGTTACCCATATTGCTTTTATTGTTATTCTGTTGGGTGCACTTATTTCCCATTTGTTTGGTGAAGAGGGTATAATGCATATTCGCGAAGGCGAAAGCACAAATGTTATGGCGATACATACGTCGGAATCCTCTTCTTTTAAAAAGCTTCCTTTTAGTGTTGAACTTATCAAATTCAATCTTCACCGTTATCCCGGATCATCAAGTCCGTCGTCCTATGAAAGCGAGTTATTGGTGCACGTAGATGGTAAAACCCGGCACGAAAGGGTTTATATGAACAATGTGATGGATGTGAAAGGTTACCGCTTCTTTCAGGCTTCTTTCGATGCCGACGAGTTGGGAACCGTATTGTCTGTTAACCGGGATGTTGCCGGACGAAATGTAACCTATACCGGTTATTTTCTTTTGTTAATAGGACTAATTCTAAGTCTTTTGGGAAAGAATTCCCGTTTTATGAAACTAAACCGACGCTTAAAAGAATTAATTGACTCGAATAAAAAAGTGTTGGCGCTTATTGTTTTACTTTGCTTCTCCCTTACTATAAATGCTGAAAATGGCTCTAATCAAATGATTGATGCCGTTCAAAAGTACGCCGTAAACGAAAATCACGCCGAAATATTTGGCGCATTACCGGTTCAATCGTCCAATGGACGAATGATCCCGGTTAATACTTTCTCCTCAGAGGTATTACGCAAATTACACAAATCGGACAAGATCGGGTCCCTTAATTCCGATCAGTTTCTTCTTAGTTTACTCGCTATGCCAGAAATGTGGATGCGGGTTCCCTTTATAGCCGTATCCAATAAAGAACTATCCGATTTTTATAATCTCACTGAAAAAGAAAGTGCTTATATTGAAATGTTCGATTCCAATGGTAATTATAAATTACAAGAGGGTGTCGAAGAGGCATACAATAAAATGCCAAACGAAAGATCACGTTTTGATAAGGATTTGCTGAAACTGGATGAACAGGTCAATATTGTCCATCAGTTAATGAATGGCCAGATGTTGAATCTATTTCCTAAAGAAGATGATACCTCGCATAAGTGGTATTCGTCGGGAGATGATCTGTCTGCTTTTACAGGAAAAGACTCCATGTTTGTTTCCCGTGTGATGGATTGGTATCTGTCTGAAGTACAAGCAGCCTTTAAGTCGGGCGACTGGAGTAAAGCAGATGAAGTGCTTGGTATGATCGGTACGTATCAGGATGCAAAAAGCGGTACATTGAAAATAGATCATGAAAAGATTGCTTCCGAAATAAAGTACAACAAACAGGAAGTGTTCCGTTTTACAAAAATATTTTACCTGAGTCTGGGAGGGTTATTACTACTATTCTCCTTTATTACTTTGTTTAAAAAGATCCGTTGGTTGTTTTGGGGAACAAAAGCATTAATGGGTTTGGTATTACTTGCTTTTATTTATCATATGTATGGAATGGGATTACGCTGGTACATCGGTGGGTATGCTCCCTGGTCCAATTCGTACGAGACAATGGTGTACGTTGCTTGGGCTACAGTTCTGGCAGGTATTTTGTTCGGACGGCGAAGTGTGCTGACATTTGCTCTTGCTACACTTTTTGCTGGTATTATCCTGTTTGTATCGGGTCTTAACTGGATGGATCCACAGATTAATCCACTTGTGCCGGTTCTTAAATCGCCGTGGCTAATGTTTCATGTGGCAGTAATTGTAGCGGCTTATGGTTTCTTTGGAATCGGTTTTTTAATCGGAATAACTAATCTTGTGCTTATGAGCATAACAGGGGCAAAGAATAAGGAAATGTTAAAGGCCCGTGTCGGCGAACTTTCAATAGTAAATGAAATGGCTCTTTGGGTAGGGCTAATACTTATGACAATCGGTACTTTCCTGGGTGCGGTTTGGGCTAACGAATCTTGGGGAAGATATTGGGGATGGGACCCGAAAGAAACATGGGCTCTGATTACAGTCGTTGTCTATGCTATTGTTCTACACATGCATATGGTAAAATCATTTAAGAATAAATGGGCTCTGAATCTAGGTTCGGTTCTTGGCTTTGCATCTGTGATGATGACATTCTTTGGTGTCAACTATTTGTTGAGCGGGATGCACTCATATGGTCAAAACGACGATATTCATGGAATTTTCATATACCTCTATATCATACTGGCTGTAGTTATTCTGCTTGGCCTTGTTTCGTACAGGGGTTTTCAAAGAAATAAATTCTAA
- a CDS encoding IclR family transcriptional regulator: protein MESAHPNMEKGEDNYKVPNLEKGIAVLEYLSLRSQGDTLQAIKDALDISQTTAYRILNTLVRLDYLMYNEDAKRYKLSRKLLTLGFRALNEHNLLETVVPRLRDLRDLVSETACFGVLGNEKGIFIEQAQGNHTFRFVLSPGKPFELHCSAPGKAIMAFLPNIVRDRYLSYMSFERYNARTITTRDAYLAELDKVRATGIAMDNEEEMGGVICIGAPIFNYTGYPCGAIWISGPKDRLTKEVIRTSAAHIKDMARNISGELGYIRTTNV from the coding sequence ATGGAAAGTGCTCATCCAAATATGGAAAAAGGAGAAGATAATTACAAGGTGCCTAATCTCGAAAAAGGGATAGCGGTATTGGAATATCTTTCGCTTCGTTCTCAAGGGGATACCTTGCAGGCCATAAAGGATGCGCTTGATATTTCGCAGACCACAGCTTACCGTATTCTCAATACGTTGGTTCGTCTGGATTATCTTATGTATAACGAGGATGCCAAGCGGTATAAGTTGTCCCGCAAACTTCTTACTTTGGGGTTCAGGGCGCTTAATGAGCATAATCTGCTCGAAACTGTTGTTCCCCGTTTACGTGATCTGCGCGATCTTGTAAGCGAAACAGCTTGTTTCGGAGTACTTGGCAACGAGAAAGGTATTTTTATTGAGCAGGCGCAGGGAAATCATACATTTCGTTTTGTGCTTTCGCCGGGTAAGCCGTTCGAACTTCATTGTTCGGCACCGGGAAAGGCCATTATGGCTTTTCTACCCAATATAGTGAGAGATCGCTACCTGTCGTATATGTCGTTCGAACGTTACAATGCCCGTACCATTACAACCAGGGATGCTTATCTGGCGGAACTCGACAAAGTGCGTGCAACAGGTATTGCCATGGATAACGAAGAAGAAATGGGTGGTGTGATTTGTATCGGAGCCCCTATATTTAATTATACGGGCTATCCCTGTGGAGCTATCTGGATTTCGGGACCGAAAGACCGTCTTACGAAAGAGGTAATCCGTACTTCGGCAGCGCATATAAAAGATATGGCCCGCAATATTTCGGGAGAACTTGGGTACATCCGTACTACGAATGTTTAA
- a CDS encoding HU family DNA-binding protein gives MNAEYTLHRTPSRDGATEDQPLHARFSPRGTVSTDQLIDSIVAGSTFTRGDLKGALQLFSDGMSDKLKEGFNVELDGFGFYSLSLESRPVQTPEEIRSQSVSFHHVTFRNSKTLTAKLRDIHFSRKENVTISPLTPEQRRERVIAYLQNNPTSGLSRRMYSELTGCTRYKALKELDELVTEGLLVCLGRGNVMLYAIKHT, from the coding sequence ATGAACGCAGAATATACCTTACACCGCACACCAAGTCGCGATGGGGCCACCGAAGATCAACCACTCCACGCGCGATTTTCACCCAGGGGCACAGTCTCGACCGACCAGCTTATCGATTCCATCGTTGCTGGCTCTACCTTTACACGAGGCGATTTAAAAGGAGCTCTTCAATTGTTTTCGGACGGGATGAGTGATAAGTTGAAAGAAGGATTTAATGTGGAACTCGATGGATTCGGGTTTTATTCCCTCTCGCTGGAAAGTCGTCCGGTACAAACTCCAGAAGAAATCCGCTCGCAGTCGGTTTCTTTTCATCATGTTACCTTTAGAAATTCCAAAACACTTACAGCCAAGCTCAGAGATATTCATTTTTCCCGTAAAGAAAATGTGACAATTAGTCCGCTTACTCCCGAACAACGACGCGAGAGGGTAATCGCCTATTTGCAAAACAATCCTACCTCTGGTCTTTCCCGACGCATGTATTCGGAACTTACAGGCTGTACAAGATACAAAGCCCTCAAGGAACTGGATGAGCTTGTAACAGAAGGCTTGTTGGTTTGCCTTGGGCGTGGGAATGTGATGCTGTATGCTATAAAACATACTTAA